GGAGAGACTATTGTGCAAACACTGACTCCTACTGAACGAGAACGCTATCGCCGCCAAATCATGCTGCCAGGATTTGGTGAAGAAGCCCAACAGCGACTGAAAAACTCCACCGTACTGGTGACAGGAGTTGGTGGCCTAGGAGGAACTGCGGCCCTCTATCTAGCAGTCGCTGGAGTAGGGCGGTTAATTCTCTTGCGGGGTGGGGAATTGCGCTTAGATGATATGAATCGCCAGATTCTCATGACCCACGACTGGGTAGGCAAACCCCGTGTCTTCAAGGCTAAGGCGACCCTAGAGGCCATTAATCCTGATGTGCACATCGATGCCATCTGTGAATATGTGACAGAGGGTAATGTTGATGCCCTGGTTCAACAAGCGGATGTTGTCCTTGACTGTGCCCATAACTTCACTGAGCGTAATCTGCTGAATGCTGCCTGTGTGCGCTGGAGTAAACCAATGGTAGAGGCGGCCATGAATGATATGGAGGCATATCTAACGACGATCGTCCCTGGTTTAACCCCCTGTCTCTCTTGCATCTTCCCCGAAAAACCAGAATGGGATAAACGCGGCTTTGGGGTGTTAGGCGCTGTCTCAGGCACTCTTGCCTGTTTGACTGCCTTGGAAGCCATCAAACTGATAACTGGCTTAGGTACCCCTCTATTATCACAACTGTTGACCATGGATCTTAGCCGTGCTGAGTTTTCCAAACGCCGTCCCTATCACGACCCCACCTGTGCCGTGTGTGGCACCAAAAGCCAACGCTTAGTAGTAGCCAACCCTTCCTTACCACAAAACATGTCCTATGCAACTCTCTAGTAGTGCATCGGAGTCATGATCTCCCTGCTCAATCCCACTGTTGTTGTTACCTGAAACCTAAGGAGAAACCCCATGACCATTATCCTGACTGAAAGAGCTGAATTCCGCCTACGTGCCTTCTTGCAAGGTAGTGCAGGCAGTTCTACTGAAAAGGGCATCCGAGTTGGTGTGAGTGATGGTGGCTGTAGTGGCTATGAATATAAACTCGATATTGTCAATGGCCCCCGACCCGATGACCTAATTGAGCAACAAGGCCGTGTGCGCATTTACATTGACCCCAAAAGTGCTCCCCTGCTGCAAGGTGTCGTGATTGATTTTCTAGAAGGGCTAATGGAAAGCGGCTTTAAGTTTACGAATCCCAATGCGACTGACACCTGTGGCTGTGGCAAGTCTTTCCAGGCGGGAGATTGCACCCCCACCGCCGTACCATGCAGCTAGTACACCATGCAGCTAGTACACATGCAGTACACATGCATGTCAGCCCTTACCTAGCCTATCCCAGTTAACCTATGTAACCTTTGGAGATGATCTCTATGGCAACGTTTCAAGTCCGGCTGCTGAACAAAAAACGGCAAATTGACATCACTATTCCTGTAGACGAGACCACTAGCATCCTTAAGGCAGCAGAAGAGCACGGAGTGGAGTTACCCTGTTCCTGTCAATCGGGGTCTTGTTCTAGCTGCGTAGGCAAGGTGGTTGAGGGTGAACTCGATCAGTCAGAGCAAGTATTTCTAGATGATGAGCAACTGGCTAAAGGGTTTGCGCTGCTCTGCGTAGCCTATCCCCGCACTGACTGCACTATCCGTACCCACCAAGAGGCTTATCTGGTCTAGGGAGGCCCTGAAGACTAGATTTTCGGCTCCATTCTCCGTTGTCCTATTCTCAGAGGTATAGCCAATGCTGACGACACGATTTTCTGTCAAGGGCGCATCGTTGGAATTGCTGCGATCCCACGAAACTGGCATGATTAAGTACATCAACACCCTATGTAGTGCTACTGCCCAAAAACTGCACCAGTTGGGACTATCACCAGGACAATTGATTGTTGTGGAACAACGCTCTCCCCAGTTCATTGTTCGTGTTGGTAACGATCGCCATGTCCTAGATGCCGCCGAAGTGAAGGCTATCTATGTCCGCATCATCAGCTAACGGAGTCTGTTGCCGTCACCAGGTGTGTTTAGTGAGCATAGGGAGGTACAGAGCAACCATTTAACGAACTCTTTTCTAATTCCATAGCATTCAATTGCATAGGCTGCCCTCTGAGCTTGCAGCCAACAGATGCAAATGCGTTTTCCACATCATTCAATAGGTATTGGAGGAAATAAACCATGAAAGCTCAAGACATTATGACCCAAGAAGTGGCTACCATTCGTGGATCTGCTACAGTTGCAGAGGCTGTGAAACTGATGAAACTGAAGAATCTACGATCGCTCGTTGTAGAGAATCGCTACGACGAAGATGCCTACGGTCTGGTAACTGAGGATGACATTGCCAAGAAGGTAGTTGCTTATGGCAAAGACCCCAACCAAGTCAAGGTCTGCGAAGTCATGACCAAGCCCTGTGTGGTCGTCAACCCAGATTTGGCAGTAGAATACGTTGCTCGGCTATTTGCCCTCACAGGTGTCGATCGCGCCCCAGTCATTCGTGGTGACTTGCTGGGCATCATTTCAGTTACTGATATTCTGTTCAAGAGCGACTTTTTGACCAACCCTCGCCTAGCCGTGTTAGATCGGGCGTTGGCAGAGGCAAGAACCGCTGCTCAGGCGATCGCTGATGCCCAAGGCACAGACTCCGAAGCTTTTATATCAGCATGGGAAAAGGTTGAAGAGCTAGAAGCAGAGGCAACCCACCTGCGCTCTGGCATTGCCGCTAGTCCTACACCCTTGCAAACGGGCTGCTTGCCCAATGCCACCGAAACTGTAGCTGTGTAGCAACAAATTAGCTGGTTAGGGCCTATTTACGGTTGAGGACTCAAGTCCTCACAACAAACGTACTCACGATAAGAACTGAAGTCTACCATGTTCGCTGCGGACTCAAGTTCTACTACAAACGCTCTAGCCAATGATGCGTAGCTATGCAAGCTCGGTGATGCCCCTTCTTCTCCTAGAGGAGAAGGGGATAGATAATCCGACCCTCGGCAGTGGGTTACATCCTGACTGCTAAAGGTTACTGCTCAATTCTGCAATTTGGAGACCAAGTTCCATGGCTGAACAACCCATTTCTAATGAGGCTGCCTTCAGGATTGCCCTTGCGGCACGCTGCTTTCCAGAGTTATCCCTAGCCGAGTTTATCGAAGCTCTGATGACCTATGGGGGCGATACGTTAGATGAGGCTGCTCTGAGCAAGATTACAGTCACCAACCTGAAAACAGCCCTAGGGCAAACCTACGAGCTAGATGAGGAGGAACATGGGGAAGATGCTAATGCCAGTGACATTGCAGCATTCAAGCAAGCCGTGAGAATTCTCTGGGGCGAATTGGATGACGTTGACCAGTTACCCACTGTCGAGCCTTATCAGGATGGAGACATGCCTAATTCAGTACGGGTGGCAGTGGCTTCTAACAATCGAGAGATGTTGGATGGTCATTTTGGCTCTTGTTTGCGGTACTTGATTTATCAAGTTTCTGCGGACGAGATTCGCTTGGTTGATGTTCGCTCTGCCCTAGCAGCAGATTTGTCTGACGATAAAAATGCATTCCGGGTTAGTTTGATTCGAGATTGTCCGGTGTTGTATATCGTTGCTATTGGTGGCCCTGCGGCAGGAAAGGTTGTGCAAGCAGGGATCTATCCCATCAAGAAGGAAGCAGGTGGTGAGGCTAGGGTAATGTTAAAGGAACTGCAACGGGCGATCGCGACCTCTCCTCCCCCCTGGTTAGCCAAAATTCTGGGTGTTAGCGAGGGCGATCGCGTCAAAAACTACAAAGGATCCACAGCGTTGGTATGACCCTGCCGAGGGGCTAGTCCAGAGCACGATTCATGATGAATAAGCCGACTGATGACATAACTCACCACAAGTAACTAAACCACAAGTAAGGAGAACAATAACCCATGACCACATTAACCGGATTGACCTTTGGCGGCGCGACATGGACCCCCAAGTTTTTGCAAGCGATCGACATTACCCGTTGCATTGGTTGTGGCAGATGCCTCAAAGCTTGTGGACGTGGTGTCATGGCACTGCGGGCACTAAATGAAGATGGGGAGTTTGTGGAGAATGAAGATGATGACGAAATTGAACGCAAGGTCATGACGATCGCCAACGTTCAGAACTGTATTGGTTGTGAAGCCTGCGCGCGAGTATGTCCTAAAGATTGTCAAACCCATGTTGCTCTAGTGATTTCTTGACGATGACTGCCTCTACCTCCTCCTTGCCCTCCTCCCCTGTCAATAGGCATGTCAATGGGCACAACTGGGTGGCCTACTACCAAGCCGTGGAAGGTCGCCCACCCCGTGAAACCCTGCTAAAAGCCTTGGCAGCCTTTGATGCAGAATCCGTACCAGAGCGATCGCGCTTCGCAGTGGATCTTGGCTGTGGAGATGGACGCGATACCGTAGAACTATTGCGCCGAGGCTGGCATGTATTAGCCATTGATGCAGAACCTAAGGCATTTGAGCGCCTGCTCAGTCGTTCTGGGTTGCGCCGTGATCTGCTGCAAACCCAGCAAATGCGCTTTGAGGTGTTAACCTTGCCGCCAGCCGTAGATTTGATCAATGCCAGCTTTTGCCTGACCTTTTGCCCACCTGCTAATTTTCCCCACCTTTGGCAGACCATTATCACTGCCCTCAAACCCGGTGGACGCTTCTGCGGACAGCTATTTGGCGATCGCGACTCTTGGATCATTTATCCCAACCGTACCCACCACACGCGCCTAGAGGTAGAATCCCTACTACGCCCCTTCGAGGTGGAATGGCTGGATGAAGAAGAGCACCCTGGCGTGACCGCGATCGGAGAAGAAAAACACTGGCATCTGTTTCACATCGTTGCCCGTAAACGCTGACCTGTAGCAATCGGCGTACCTTTATGCCAGCAACTCACCCCGAAGAACGGTGACCGCCTGTCCAGCCAACAGCACCCGATCGCCCTGCACCCGCGCACGCACCACACCCCCCCGTGCCGATGCCTGATAGCCCACTAGCTCCGATTTGCCTAGGCGATCGCCCCAAAATGGAGCTAAGGCACAGTGAGCAGAGCCAGTCACCGGGTCTTCGTTAATGCCAGCCCTAGGGGCAAAGAAGCGAGAAACAAAGTCATAGTCTGGGCAATCGGCACGACTGGTGACTATAATGCCGCGCACCGGCAAGGATTGTAGGGCAGCAAAGTCAGGGATCATCTGCTGGACGATCGTGGCCGACTCCACTGCTAACAAGTAATCAAACCGAGTCTTACCCCCGTAGATCACTGCCGAGGGCATGGGAATGCCCAGCATCACTGGCAAGTCCGGTGGAATCATGGCACTGTCTACCGGCGTGAGGGGAAAATCTAGTTGGATCCACGATCCTTGTCGCGTAGCAGTCAACAATCCGCTGCGGGTATGAAATCGGGCAGGGCAATCTTCAGGTAACACCCCTTCGCTC
The nucleotide sequence above comes from Cyanobacteriota bacterium. Encoded proteins:
- a CDS encoding ferrous iron transport protein A is translated as MLTTRFSVKGASLELLRSHETGMIKYINTLCSATAQKLHQLGLSPGQLIVVEQRSPQFIVRVGNDRHVLDAAEVKAIYVRIIS
- a CDS encoding PhzF family phenazine biosynthesis protein, which translates into the protein MQIFQVDAFTSQPFAGNPAAVCLLPELRSDRWLQQVAQEMNLSETAFLVPQADGFNLRWFTPTVEVDLCGHATLASAHVLWSEGVLPEDCPARFHTRSGLLTATRQGSWIQLDFPLTPVDSAMIPPDLPVMLGIPMPSAVIYGGKTRFDYLLAVESATIVQQMIPDFAALQSLPVRGIIVTSRADCPDYDFVSRFFAPRAGINEDPVTGSAHCALAPFWGDRLGKSELVGYQASARGGVVRARVQGDRVLLAGQAVTVLRGELLA
- a CDS encoding CBS domain-containing protein; protein product: MKAQDIMTQEVATIRGSATVAEAVKLMKLKNLRSLVVENRYDEDAYGLVTEDDIAKKVVAYGKDPNQVKVCEVMTKPCVVVNPDLAVEYVARLFALTGVDRAPVIRGDLLGIISVTDILFKSDFLTNPRLAVLDRALAEARTAAQAIADAQGTDSEAFISAWEKVEELEAEATHLRSGIAASPTPLQTGCLPNATETVAV
- a CDS encoding class I SAM-dependent methyltransferase: MTASTSSLPSSPVNRHVNGHNWVAYYQAVEGRPPRETLLKALAAFDAESVPERSRFAVDLGCGDGRDTVELLRRGWHVLAIDAEPKAFERLLSRSGLRRDLLQTQQMRFEVLTLPPAVDLINASFCLTFCPPANFPHLWQTIITALKPGGRFCGQLFGDRDSWIIYPNRTHHTRLEVESLLRPFEVEWLDEEEHPGVTAIGEEKHWHLFHIVARKR
- a CDS encoding HesA/MoeB/ThiF family protein — translated: MQTLTPTERERYRRQIMLPGFGEEAQQRLKNSTVLVTGVGGLGGTAALYLAVAGVGRLILLRGGELRLDDMNRQILMTHDWVGKPRVFKAKATLEAINPDVHIDAICEYVTEGNVDALVQQADVVLDCAHNFTERNLLNAACVRWSKPMVEAAMNDMEAYLTTIVPGLTPCLSCIFPEKPEWDKRGFGVLGAVSGTLACLTALEAIKLITGLGTPLLSQLLTMDLSRAEFSKRRPYHDPTCAVCGTKSQRLVVANPSLPQNMSYATL
- a CDS encoding iron-sulfur cluster assembly accessory protein; this encodes MTIILTERAEFRLRAFLQGSAGSSTEKGIRVGVSDGGCSGYEYKLDIVNGPRPDDLIEQQGRVRIYIDPKSAPLLQGVVIDFLEGLMESGFKFTNPNATDTCGCGKSFQAGDCTPTAVPCS
- a CDS encoding 2Fe-2S iron-sulfur cluster-binding protein, whose translation is MATFQVRLLNKKRQIDITIPVDETTSILKAAEEHGVELPCSCQSGSCSSCVGKVVEGELDQSEQVFLDDEQLAKGFALLCVAYPRTDCTIRTHQEAYLV
- a CDS encoding dinitrogenase iron-molybdenum cofactor biosynthesis protein; its protein translation is MAEQPISNEAAFRIALAARCFPELSLAEFIEALMTYGGDTLDEAALSKITVTNLKTALGQTYELDEEEHGEDANASDIAAFKQAVRILWGELDDVDQLPTVEPYQDGDMPNSVRVAVASNNREMLDGHFGSCLRYLIYQVSADEIRLVDVRSALAADLSDDKNAFRVSLIRDCPVLYIVAIGGPAAGKVVQAGIYPIKKEAGGEARVMLKELQRAIATSPPPWLAKILGVSEGDRVKNYKGSTALV
- the fdxB gene encoding ferredoxin III, nif-specific, which produces MTTLTGLTFGGATWTPKFLQAIDITRCIGCGRCLKACGRGVMALRALNEDGEFVENEDDDEIERKVMTIANVQNCIGCEACARVCPKDCQTHVALVIS